One genomic window of Rubidibacter lacunae KORDI 51-2 includes the following:
- a CDS encoding glycoside hydrolase family 10 protein: protein MFGRIQRPHWLQFRKPHRFLALCFAAIATVYTLSFIYTTRSASAAYPAAELRGVWLTNVDSEILFSSKGTRDALDRLARLNFNTIYPTVWQNGYTLFPSQVTQSEYGVTVDPATSEGGRDMLAELVDGGHARGMTVIPWFEFGFMAPEDSELVRQHPDWLTNHYDGSFVQLKGDGTFRAVWLNPFNPEVQQFILDMVLETVKTYDVDGIQFDDHFSLPIDFGYDRLSIRRFEDSLHGVKLSDAQRAHQWTRWRANELTAFMQRLHDEVKAIHPDCIISLSPNPFLFALTSHLQNWFTWQELGLVDEVVLQVYRDDLQRFVSELDRPEIRLARARVPISIGILSGLKNRSTPINVVRAQVQAVRDRGFSGVSFFFYESLWRWARRESYFDRERALYQLFARPLSRPVIPTS, encoded by the coding sequence ATGTTTGGCAGGATACAACGCCCGCACTGGCTGCAATTCCGAAAGCCGCATCGCTTCCTCGCCCTCTGTTTTGCGGCGATCGCGACGGTTTACACCCTCTCTTTTATTTACACGACGCGCTCCGCATCGGCTGCCTATCCAGCCGCAGAGTTACGCGGCGTATGGTTGACGAATGTCGATAGCGAAATTTTATTCTCCAGCAAAGGCACCCGCGATGCACTCGATCGCTTGGCTAGGCTGAACTTTAATACGATTTACCCCACCGTATGGCAGAACGGCTACACCCTGTTTCCCAGCCAAGTGACCCAGAGCGAGTATGGCGTGACGGTCGATCCGGCAACCAGTGAAGGCGGACGCGACATGCTTGCCGAATTGGTCGACGGCGGACACGCGCGGGGGATGACGGTCATTCCCTGGTTTGAGTTCGGATTTATGGCTCCCGAGGACTCCGAACTCGTCCGACAACACCCCGATTGGTTGACCAACCACTACGACGGGTCGTTTGTTCAGCTCAAGGGCGACGGCACCTTCCGCGCGGTGTGGCTCAATCCGTTCAACCCCGAAGTGCAGCAATTTATCCTCGATATGGTGCTCGAAACCGTCAAGACCTACGACGTCGACGGCATCCAATTCGACGATCACTTCAGCTTGCCGATCGACTTCGGGTACGATCGCCTTTCAATCCGACGGTTCGAGGACAGCCTGCACGGTGTCAAACTGTCGGATGCCCAACGTGCCCATCAGTGGACGCGGTGGCGAGCTAACGAACTGACAGCGTTCATGCAGCGCCTTCACGACGAGGTAAAGGCGATCCATCCAGACTGCATTATTTCGCTTTCGCCGAATCCGTTTCTGTTCGCACTCACCTCGCACCTACAAAACTGGTTTACCTGGCAAGAACTCGGCTTAGTGGATGAGGTTGTCCTGCAGGTCTACCGCGATGACCTCCAGCGCTTCGTCTCCGAACTCGATCGCCCGGAGATCCGTTTGGCACGCGCACGGGTGCCGATTTCGATCGGGATTCTCAGCGGCTTGAAGAATCGCTCGACGCCAATTAACGTCGTGCGAGCGCAAGTCCAAGCGGTCCGCGATCGCGGCTTTTCTGGTGTATCCTTTTTCTTTTACGAAAGCCTGTGGAGGTGGGCGCGCAGAGAGTCGTACTTCGATCGCGAGAGGGCGCTGTATCAGTTGTTCGCGCGACCCCTCTCGCGTCCGGTAATTCCCACGAGTTAG
- a CDS encoding Cof-type HAD-IIB family hydrolase — translation MTMGDCNDPTDIQLLVLDIDGTIAGESNDVRPHVRAAVRAARERGICVTIATGRMYHSARRFAEVLAIDQPLVAYNGAWIQDLRKQQRLYHLGLPSALALQLLEVCEQMPLPLGVHLYVDDTLHVQHLCPATEAYRQRSNTDIVVSDLRALLVTSEPTKLLALSEDPEAISQLFDRLQQCYTPAEMYLTQSTATFFEACHPQVNKGAAVRYLAEDLLGLDASQVMAIGDNFNDLEMLQYAGVAVAMGSAPDTVRRVADWVAPDVEADGAAVAIDRFLLR, via the coding sequence ATGACTATGGGTGACTGTAACGATCCAACGGATATCCAGCTCCTCGTGCTCGATATCGACGGCACCATCGCGGGCGAATCCAACGACGTACGGCCCCATGTGCGAGCGGCAGTCCGAGCCGCTCGGGAGCGGGGTATTTGCGTAACGATCGCAACCGGGCGCATGTACCACTCGGCCCGGCGCTTCGCCGAGGTTCTCGCAATCGACCAACCGCTAGTGGCATATAACGGAGCGTGGATCCAAGACTTGAGAAAGCAACAGCGGCTATATCACCTGGGACTGCCGTCCGCGCTTGCACTGCAGCTGCTAGAGGTCTGCGAACAAATGCCGCTCCCGTTGGGGGTGCATCTCTACGTAGACGACACGCTGCACGTCCAACACCTCTGTCCTGCTACCGAGGCCTACCGACAGCGCAGCAACACCGATATCGTCGTTAGCGACTTACGCGCGCTGCTGGTAACCTCCGAGCCGACTAAGCTCCTGGCGTTGAGCGAAGACCCCGAGGCAATCTCGCAGCTGTTCGATCGCTTGCAGCAGTGCTATACGCCGGCCGAGATGTATCTCACACAATCGACAGCAACATTTTTTGAGGCCTGTCATCCGCAGGTCAATAAGGGTGCGGCCGTGCGCTACCTAGCGGAGGATTTGCTCGGTCTCGACGCCAGCCAAGTGATGGCGATCGGCGACAACTTTAACGATTTGGAAATGTTGCAATACGCTGGTGTCGCCGTAGCGATGGGCAGCGCCCCCGACACCGTCCGCCGCGTTGCCGACTGGGTTGCCCCCGATGTCGAAGCCGATGGCGCTGCGGTCGCGATCGATCGCTTTCTTCTGCGCTAA
- the moeB gene encoding molybdopterin-synthase adenylyltransferase MoeB, with product MLNPNLDAIELGKEEFERYSRHIILPEVGLEGQKRLKSASVCCIGTGGLGSPLLLYLAAAGIGRIGIVDFDIVDRSNLQRQIIHGTSWVGKRKIESAKNRILDINPYCQVDLFETRLSSENAFSILEPYDVIVDGTDNFPTRYLVNDACVLLNKPNVYGSIFRFEGQASVFNYQEGPNYRDLFPEPPPPGMVPSCAEGGVLGVLCGIIGTIQATETVKIILGTGNTLSGRLLLYNALNMSFRELKLRRNPERPVIEKLIDYEQFCGIPQAQAQAQQASAQLSEMTVQELKQILDSGTDDYVLVDVRNPNEYAIANIPGAKLVPLSEVESGAGIERVKELVNGHQLIVHCKMGGRSAKALGLLKEAGIEGTNLKGGILAWSREIDPSVPEY from the coding sequence ATGCTCAACCCAAACCTCGACGCGATCGAACTCGGTAAAGAAGAATTCGAGCGCTACTCCCGCCACATTATTCTCCCGGAAGTCGGGCTGGAAGGGCAGAAGCGCCTCAAATCTGCCAGCGTTTGCTGCATCGGTACGGGCGGACTCGGTTCGCCACTGCTCCTCTATCTCGCCGCTGCTGGCATCGGTCGTATCGGCATCGTCGATTTCGACATCGTCGATCGCTCCAACCTCCAGCGCCAAATCATCCACGGCACGTCCTGGGTTGGCAAGCGCAAGATCGAGTCGGCTAAAAACCGCATTCTCGACATCAACCCATACTGCCAGGTCGACCTCTTCGAAACCCGCCTGAGCTCGGAAAACGCGTTTAGCATCCTCGAACCCTATGACGTCATCGTCGACGGCACCGACAACTTCCCAACGCGCTACCTCGTTAACGACGCGTGCGTCCTCCTGAACAAACCCAACGTCTACGGTTCGATTTTCCGCTTCGAGGGTCAAGCCTCTGTCTTCAACTACCAGGAGGGTCCGAACTACCGCGACCTTTTCCCCGAGCCGCCCCCGCCCGGGATGGTGCCCTCCTGCGCTGAAGGCGGCGTCCTCGGTGTCCTCTGCGGCATCATCGGCACCATTCAAGCCACCGAGACCGTCAAGATTATTCTCGGCACCGGCAATACGCTCAGCGGCCGCCTCCTGCTCTATAACGCGCTGAACATGAGCTTTCGCGAGCTGAAGCTCCGCCGCAACCCCGAGCGCCCCGTCATTGAAAAGCTCATCGACTACGAACAGTTCTGCGGCATTCCCCAAGCCCAAGCGCAAGCCCAGCAAGCTAGCGCCCAGCTTAGCGAAATGACCGTCCAAGAACTCAAGCAAATTCTCGACTCCGGCACCGACGATTACGTGCTCGTCGACGTTCGCAACCCCAACGAATACGCGATCGCCAATATTCCCGGCGCGAAGCTGGTACCTCTCTCAGAGGTTGAGAGTGGTGCAGGCATCGAGCGCGTCAAGGAACTCGTCAACGGGCACCAATTGATCGTCCATTGCAAAATGGGTGGGCGCTCGGCAAAGGCGCTGGGACTCTTGAAGGAAGCGGGTATTGAGGGCACAAACCTTAAAGGCGGCATCCTCGCGTGGAGCCGAGAGATTGACCCATCGGTCCCAGAGTATTAA
- a CDS encoding glycerophosphodiester phosphodiesterase, whose translation MQLIAHRGYSAIAPENTLAAFKAAVEAGAAGVEFDVRLSADGVPVVLHDPSLERTTDGCGPVSGIEAVALRSLDAGSWFAAEFAAESVPTLADVLTLLAPSSLRLFPEVKQADGWPSVAIASLLAQLDGTWRDRAVVASFNYEFLQKLRGRAPWVALGFNIARPDEFVPALQSAVRVGNAVLMCAYDILLSDLSRIAEAATAGVEIVAWTVDDRAIATQLDALGIHKIISNTLLME comes from the coding sequence ATGCAGCTCATCGCCCACCGGGGCTATTCGGCGATCGCGCCGGAAAATACGCTGGCGGCCTTTAAAGCTGCTGTCGAAGCTGGAGCGGCGGGGGTAGAGTTTGACGTTCGGCTGTCGGCGGATGGCGTACCTGTAGTACTGCACGACCCGTCTCTGGAGCGCACGACTGATGGGTGCGGACCGGTATCGGGCATTGAAGCCGTAGCCCTGCGATCGCTGGATGCGGGTTCGTGGTTCGCTGCGGAGTTTGCCGCCGAGAGCGTTCCGACGCTTGCGGACGTCCTGACACTGCTTGCCCCGTCGTCGTTGCGGTTGTTTCCCGAAGTCAAGCAAGCCGATGGCTGGCCGTCGGTGGCGATCGCGTCGCTGTTGGCGCAGCTCGATGGCACGTGGCGCGATCGGGCAGTCGTGGCATCATTCAACTATGAATTTTTACAGAAGCTGCGCGGTCGGGCCCCTTGGGTCGCGCTCGGCTTTAACATTGCCCGACCGGATGAGTTTGTCCCTGCCTTGCAATCTGCGGTTCGTGTCGGTAACGCTGTATTGATGTGTGCCTACGACATACTCCTTAGCGATCTGTCTCGCATTGCGGAAGCAGCAACTGCTGGTGTGGAGATCGTTGCGTGGACGGTGGACGATCGTGCGATCGCAACGCAATTGGATGCCCTCGGCATTCACAAGATAATCAGCAATACCCTGCTCATGGAATAA
- a CDS encoding DUF1269 domain-containing protein — protein MADLTVWKFDTPNGAEQALSKLAELQKQHLIKISDAAIVSWKSGKRKPKTRQAVNLVGISALDGAFWGLLFGILFFVPIFGLVIGTAMGMFSGSLADYGIDDDFINEVRSKVTEGTSALFLLTTEVTIDKVQAAFTGQKMELIQSNLSTEQETSLRDHFQHEEVMA, from the coding sequence ATGGCCGATCTTACTGTCTGGAAATTCGATACTCCGAACGGCGCAGAACAGGCACTTTCGAAACTAGCGGAGTTGCAAAAGCAGCACCTCATTAAAATCTCAGATGCCGCGATCGTGTCGTGGAAATCTGGCAAGAGGAAGCCCAAGACCCGTCAAGCAGTCAATCTCGTTGGCATCTCGGCCCTCGACGGAGCCTTCTGGGGTTTGCTCTTTGGCATCCTGTTTTTTGTGCCGATCTTCGGTTTGGTAATCGGAACGGCTATGGGTATGTTCTCGGGCAGCCTCGCCGACTACGGTATCGACGACGACTTCATTAACGAAGTGCGTTCAAAAGTTACAGAAGGCACATCGGCTCTGTTTCTCTTGACGACGGAAGTCACTATCGACAAAGTTCAGGCCGCCTTCACCGGACAGAAGATGGAGCTTATCCAGTCCAATCTTTCTACCGAGCAGGAAACATCCTTGCGCGATCACTTCCAGCACGAAGAAGTAATGGCTTAA
- a CDS encoding glutamate--tRNA ligase family protein, with protein MSASSDVPFREHQSMQVTGRLAPTPSGQLHLGNICAFAAAWLSARSQQGRLLLRIEDLDTTRARPAVEADQRHDLEWLGLTWDVETPRQQARDYEVVRERLSDRTYFCRCTRAQIRAGGGTYPGTCRDLGLTAGTLRFRLPPGAVAFRDRCWGERRIDPGRFGDPVLQRRDGIYSYNLAVVADDWRDRVTEVVRGADLLDFTAVQMRLWEALGAPPPTWLHAPLVVGANGCKLSKSHNGLAIAALRAAGWEPARVWQLILPWLGLAGESLADALELFQPEQMRRGPIVLVDLVDDRVPAPQEDMRWRDALAP; from the coding sequence ATGAGCGCCTCCAGCGATGTGCCGTTCCGGGAACATCAGTCCATGCAGGTCACGGGTCGCCTAGCCCCGACGCCATCAGGACAGCTACACTTGGGCAATATTTGTGCCTTCGCAGCCGCGTGGCTGTCGGCGCGATCGCAGCAGGGACGCTTGTTACTGCGCATAGAGGATCTCGATACAACTCGCGCCCGCCCCGCTGTAGAAGCCGACCAGCGGCACGACCTCGAATGGTTGGGGTTGACGTGGGATGTGGAAACGCCGCGGCAGCAAGCACGCGATTACGAGGTGGTGCGCGAGCGCCTCAGCGACCGCACCTACTTCTGCCGCTGCACGCGTGCGCAAATTCGGGCGGGCGGCGGTACCTATCCCGGAACCTGTCGCGATCTCGGGCTGACGGCAGGTACCTTGCGCTTCCGACTGCCCCCCGGGGCGGTAGCGTTTCGCGATCGCTGTTGGGGCGAGCGTCGCATCGATCCCGGTCGCTTCGGCGACCCAGTGTTGCAGCGCCGCGACGGCATCTACAGCTATAACCTGGCGGTCGTTGCCGATGACTGGCGCGATCGCGTCACCGAGGTCGTACGCGGAGCCGACTTACTGGATTTTACCGCCGTCCAAATGCGCTTGTGGGAAGCGCTGGGCGCGCCGCCGCCTACGTGGTTGCACGCGCCGCTAGTCGTTGGGGCAAACGGCTGCAAGCTTTCCAAATCCCACAATGGTCTGGCGATCGCAGCCCTGCGCGCAGCCGGTTGGGAACCGGCACGCGTTTGGCAGTTGATACTGCCTTGGTTGGGATTGGCCGGCGAGTCCCTTGCCGACGCGCTCGAACTGTTCCAGCCCGAGCAGATGCGGCGCGGCCCGATCGTCCTTGTAGATTTAGTAGACGATCGCGTACCGGCGCCACAGGAGGACATGCGCTGGCGCGACGCTTTAGCGCCGTAG
- a CDS encoding HhoA/HhoB/HtrA family serine endopeptidase — translation MLIPKAVRQLGSYLVVAILSVVLTSIGLHGVPGGFAPAIADSGDRASAPVEVAQAPSSSGTRNFVAAAVRRVGPAVVRINTERTVAQANPFDDDPFFRRFFSDRNFPPPQQRARREVGQGSGFIIDSSGIVLTNAHVVSGVDAVTVVLRDGRRFQGRVRGLDQLSDLAVVKIDGSDLPVAPLGNSSQVSVGDWAIAVGNPLGLDNTVTLGIVSMLDRSSSDVGIPDKRLDLIQTDAAINPGNSGGPLLNDRGEVVGINTAIRSDGQGIGFAIAIDRAKAIKDRLAQGERIRYPFIGIRMMTLTPDTARDLTAEFELSPPLPETNGVLVVRVLPNSPAAQAGVQPGDVAIEVGGERITDAGRLQDIVEATPIGQPLDIAIQRGGQTLRLTVSPGELDPTALRR, via the coding sequence ATGTTAATTCCCAAAGCCGTTCGTCAACTCGGCAGCTATCTGGTCGTTGCCATCCTCAGTGTCGTGCTGACGTCGATCGGGTTGCACGGCGTTCCCGGTGGATTCGCACCCGCGATCGCGGACAGTGGCGATCGCGCATCCGCACCGGTCGAGGTCGCCCAAGCCCCCTCTTCGAGCGGCACGCGTAATTTCGTCGCCGCGGCTGTCCGACGGGTAGGTCCGGCCGTCGTCCGCATCAATACCGAGCGCACGGTTGCCCAAGCCAACCCGTTCGACGACGACCCGTTCTTCCGCCGGTTCTTCTCCGATCGCAACTTCCCACCGCCACAGCAACGCGCGCGCCGGGAAGTCGGTCAGGGCTCGGGTTTTATCATCGACAGCAGCGGTATCGTCCTGACCAATGCCCACGTGGTGAGCGGTGTCGATGCCGTGACGGTCGTGCTGCGGGACGGCCGTCGTTTCCAAGGTCGAGTCCGCGGCCTCGACCAGCTATCAGACCTAGCTGTCGTGAAAATCGACGGGTCCGACCTGCCGGTTGCCCCACTGGGCAACTCCTCGCAAGTCAGCGTTGGCGACTGGGCGATCGCGGTCGGCAACCCTCTGGGATTGGATAACACCGTGACGTTGGGAATTGTCAGCATGCTCGATCGCTCGAGCAGCGATGTCGGCATCCCGGACAAGCGCCTGGATTTAATCCAAACTGACGCGGCGATCAACCCCGGCAACTCCGGCGGACCGCTGCTCAACGATCGCGGCGAGGTCGTGGGCATCAATACGGCGATCCGCAGCGACGGCCAGGGCATCGGCTTTGCCATCGCGATCGATCGCGCGAAAGCCATCAAAGATCGATTGGCGCAGGGCGAGCGCATTCGCTACCCGTTCATCGGCATCCGCATGATGACCCTGACGCCGGATACCGCGAGGGATCTAACGGCCGAGTTCGAGCTGAGCCCACCTCTACCGGAGACGAACGGGGTATTGGTTGTCCGCGTTCTCCCGAACAGCCCGGCCGCTCAGGCGGGCGTTCAACCGGGTGACGTGGCGATCGAAGTCGGCGGCGAACGTATTACCGATGCAGGACGGTTGCAAGACATCGTGGAAGCCACGCCGATCGGGCAGCCGCTGGACATTGCCATCCAGCGTGGCGGTCAAACCCTGCGCTTGACAGTCAGTCCGGGCGAACTCGACCCGACAGCCCTACGGCGCTAA
- a CDS encoding HEAT repeat domain-containing protein codes for MYDDDDPIVLAVDDELDSPLDRLEPADSESEPLPDPEAMLLLLASPEAAQRMQAARAFCEVADERAVVPLIALLDDVCPLVRVSVAYALGHNPSPHAVEPLIAQLASDWNGYVRKGLVWALGNCRDRRSLQPLLQALSTDVAAVRLWAASALVQLIQLSYEDLVMAVPPTIEALRRDEVAAVRSNCAWTLGQLCRELPGNVIYATAVDALLEAMVEDEDLGVQEDAKAALLRLGDPRGLQTIEELELEGLC; via the coding sequence ATGTATGATGATGACGACCCGATCGTACTCGCCGTCGATGACGAGCTCGACAGCCCGCTAGATCGGCTCGAGCCCGCCGACAGCGAGTCAGAACCGTTGCCCGATCCGGAGGCAATGCTCCTGCTGCTAGCCTCTCCGGAGGCAGCACAGCGGATGCAGGCTGCGCGAGCGTTTTGCGAAGTTGCCGATGAAAGAGCCGTAGTGCCGTTGATTGCGCTTCTCGACGACGTTTGTCCGCTCGTGCGCGTGAGCGTTGCCTATGCCCTGGGTCACAATCCCAGTCCGCATGCAGTCGAACCGCTGATCGCGCAGTTGGCAAGTGATTGGAACGGCTACGTGCGCAAAGGGTTGGTGTGGGCATTGGGGAACTGCCGCGATCGCCGCTCCCTGCAACCGCTGCTGCAGGCGTTAAGCACCGATGTAGCGGCCGTGCGCCTCTGGGCGGCGAGTGCACTGGTGCAGTTGATACAATTGAGCTACGAAGATTTAGTAATGGCAGTGCCGCCGACGATCGAAGCCCTGCGACGGGACGAGGTAGCTGCCGTTCGCAGTAACTGCGCTTGGACGCTGGGTCAGCTCTGCCGCGAGTTGCCGGGTAATGTGATTTACGCGACGGCCGTCGACGCGCTGCTCGAGGCCATGGTAGAAGACGAAGACTTGGGCGTGCAGGAGGATGCCAAAGCTGCCCTGCTGCGACTCGGCGACCCGCGTGGATTGCAAACGATCGAGGAACTGGAGCTTGAAGGGTTGTGTTGA
- a CDS encoding NAD-dependent epimerase/dehydratase family protein translates to MKAFVTGATGFTGSHLVARLLADGATVVCLVRASSDRQRLSGLPVESIEGDLGDRAALARGVAGADVVFHTAAYVELGIVDEIAMERANIDGTRAVLEAARDAGVCKVIYCSTIGVLGDTGGRVVDETFQRQQAGFSSAYDRTKLRAQEVADEFAAAGLPVVSVLPAGILGADDPHFGKILQLFLRGKLPVWAGGDRPTGVVHVDDLVDAMLRAAEVGRAGDRYIISAGELTTRAMFEIAGSDRGIPGPREIPRWLVRTLGTILDPIGRLTGWQPPLSRERVHYLYDRCVRVDASKARQELQWQPRSPETLLRELAAQLSED, encoded by the coding sequence ATGAAGGCATTCGTTACGGGAGCTACGGGCTTCACCGGTTCGCATTTAGTCGCGCGTTTACTCGCCGACGGAGCAACGGTTGTCTGTTTGGTCCGAGCGAGTAGCGATCGCCAGCGGCTGTCAGGATTGCCAGTGGAATCGATCGAGGGCGACTTGGGCGATCGCGCCGCGTTGGCACGGGGGGTCGCAGGGGCTGACGTTGTGTTCCATACGGCAGCGTATGTCGAACTCGGCATCGTAGACGAAATAGCCATGGAGCGCGCGAACATAGACGGTACGCGCGCGGTGTTGGAAGCAGCACGTGACGCAGGCGTTTGCAAAGTGATTTATTGCAGCACGATCGGCGTCCTCGGCGACACGGGCGGTCGCGTTGTAGACGAAACCTTTCAGCGCCAGCAGGCGGGTTTTTCTTCTGCCTACGATCGCACCAAGTTGCGCGCGCAGGAGGTTGCCGACGAGTTCGCGGCAGCAGGCTTGCCAGTGGTTAGCGTCTTGCCGGCCGGCATCCTAGGTGCAGACGACCCGCACTTCGGCAAGATCTTACAGCTGTTTTTGCGCGGCAAACTACCGGTTTGGGCCGGCGGCGATCGCCCGACGGGAGTGGTTCACGTCGACGATTTAGTTGATGCCATGCTGCGGGCAGCGGAGGTAGGACGTGCGGGGGATCGCTATATTATCTCGGCGGGCGAGCTTACAACGCGAGCGATGTTCGAGATTGCCGGCAGCGATCGCGGAATTCCGGGTCCGCGCGAAATTCCGCGTTGGTTGGTCCGTACACTCGGCACTATTCTCGACCCGATCGGACGGCTAACGGGCTGGCAGCCACCGCTCAGCCGCGAGCGGGTGCATTATCTCTACGATCGCTGCGTGCGCGTGGACGCGAGCAAAGCAAGGCAGGAGTTGCAATGGCAGCCGCGATCGCCGGAAACGCTACTGCGCGAGTTGGCGGCTCAGCTGAGCGAAGATTGA
- a CDS encoding GNAT family N-acetyltransferase, with protein sequence MAAVAPQIRIQPVTTAAERERFLDVPARVYRDDPNWVPPLRSTIAKEIAPERPSDDDSERQFFVALVAAEPNAEAIGRVGVAIDRRLIEREERSVGLVGYFECVPEFAVADALLSAACDWLRERGMELARGPIDLSTHIRCLQLVDGFEQPFVMMPYNPPYYAEFWERAGWMQAIDAYSYRFGSDSMSREMFARAYRVAITSGVTFRPLRLRGKEFEEDVNALYDLFTRAFANNWSSAPRTREDFMEEARSLQSLVDPDIFPIAECDGQMVGFFMALPDYNQALKHVDGRLNLWGLLKFLWFRRQIDRVRVLVLCSLPEYRRKMVPLALIYLAFIGGTRENKGYQTAELGFVFANNSPSRRLIEAAGGTISKTYRAYEKPL encoded by the coding sequence ATGGCGGCAGTAGCACCACAGATTCGGATCCAGCCGGTGACAACGGCTGCAGAGCGCGAGCGCTTCTTAGACGTTCCTGCCCGCGTGTATCGCGACGACCCCAACTGGGTGCCGCCGCTGCGGAGCACGATTGCCAAGGAAATCGCTCCCGAGCGACCGTCTGACGACGACAGCGAGCGTCAGTTCTTCGTCGCGCTGGTAGCAGCCGAGCCGAATGCCGAGGCGATCGGGCGGGTTGGCGTGGCGATCGACCGGCGGTTGATCGAGCGCGAAGAGCGCTCCGTTGGGCTAGTCGGGTATTTCGAGTGCGTGCCGGAGTTTGCCGTTGCCGACGCGCTGCTTTCGGCAGCGTGCGACTGGCTGCGGGAGCGCGGGATGGAATTGGCGCGCGGTCCGATCGACCTCTCGACCCACATCCGCTGCTTGCAGTTGGTCGATGGCTTCGAGCAGCCGTTCGTGATGATGCCGTATAACCCGCCCTATTATGCCGAATTCTGGGAGAGGGCGGGCTGGATGCAGGCGATCGATGCCTACTCGTATCGATTCGGGTCCGACAGCATGTCGCGGGAGATGTTTGCTCGCGCCTACCGCGTGGCAATCACTTCGGGCGTGACCTTCCGACCGCTGCGGTTGCGAGGCAAAGAGTTTGAGGAAGACGTCAACGCACTGTATGACCTCTTTACCCGCGCATTTGCCAACAACTGGAGTTCGGCCCCGCGGACGCGCGAGGATTTTATGGAGGAGGCGCGATCGCTTCAATCACTGGTCGATCCGGATATTTTCCCGATCGCCGAGTGTGACGGTCAGATGGTGGGTTTTTTCATGGCGCTGCCGGACTATAACCAGGCGCTCAAGCACGTCGACGGCCGGTTGAATCTTTGGGGGCTGCTGAAGTTTTTATGGTTTCGCCGCCAGATCGATCGCGTCCGGGTGCTCGTACTGTGTTCGCTCCCTGAGTACCGCCGCAAGATGGTTCCGCTGGCACTGATTTACCTTGCCTTTATCGGCGGCACGCGCGAGAACAAAGGCTACCAAACGGCGGAGCTAGGCTTTGTGTTCGCCAACAACTCGCCCTCGCGGCGCCTGATCGAAGCCGCCGGCGGCACGATCTCAAAAACCTACCGCGCCTATGAAAAGCCGCTTTGA